TTGGATTATGTCTGGCGCTGAAAGGACATTCAAAACAAGAAAATTCAACCAAAGTAATCAACGCATTGAAATCGCCGCGGATATGATCATTTTTTGTAATGTCAAATTGAGCAATTGCCGGCGCTTCGAGCGGTTGAGTATCGTTAACGGGCAAATTTTGGGCTATTTGTCCGGTGGAAATAGTTTTCTTGCCGCCGTCGCCATTAATAATAATTGCCCCGGCAATAATTAAACCTGCGATAATTATAGAGATTGGTATAGAAAGATTGGGACGAGAATAATCTTCTTTAACATTCTTCTCTTTTTCTGTGTCTTCAATTTTTTCAACGCTGTATTCACCGACGCTCTCAATCTCACGCTGAATTTCCGTTTCTTCAATCGCATTTTCATCGTAAACTATCACGCCCTTTCCCGATTCATGACTTATTTTTGTTTGAATCACGCCTTGCAGATTTTTTAATCTTTCCTCGATTAAAATAGCGCAAGAGTTGCAGTGCATGCCGTGAATTTTAAATTTTGCTTTTTTCATCGTTTTAAATTTTTAATGACAATTATTATTTTTAACTCCCTTGTTTTTTTCCTTTCCCATGAACAGTTTCATTAAAACAATGTGAGATAATGGGCAAAGTAAAATTAATAAAAAAGTAAACGAACCAAGGTTAAGGTATTTAGGCAATATAATAATGGCCGACATCGCCAAAGCGCAACATATAAGCATTATTAACCAGTGTTTATTCTTCATAATTTGAATTTAATTATTTTAATAAATTTTCATCTTGCGCCGCAGCTGCCGCTTCCGCCGCCGCAGCCGCATCCTTTTGCGCCGGAGGGAATAACATCGTTGTCATTCGTATTTGCGAAATCTGCGGATTGAGCGTAAGCGCTGGAGCTTTTTGCCGCAATTTTACTATCAACCACTTCTATAATCCCCGAGACCATTCCCATCCAGCAGGAAAATTTGTATTTTCCCGGCTTTTCCGGAGTAAATTCTTTGACGCTCACTTGGCCAGGAGTTAAAGGAATTTCGTCGGCAAATAAACCGCGGGAGATAATGGCATTGGTGCAGCCGCTTGTCCCTTCATCAGCAATTTCCCATCTGACAGGAACTCCGACTTTGACCTTAAAATAATTTGGTTTATAGCCAGAACTTAAGGCGTCCATTTTTATAACCTGTTTGCCGTTAACAATCGGCGGCAAACCATCTTCGTCGCCGTTGGCAGACTGTTGATTAGAATTAAATTTTATATCGCTTAAACTGGAAAATCCCAAAACATTTAACTGGGCATTGATATTGTATAAGGCGAAAAACAAAACCAAAACGCCGGCAACTTTTAGGAATTTATTGGCTAAATGCGGCTTTTGAGAAAATTTAACCGAGGATAAACCAATTGCCAAAAGAGCCGGCAATGTCCCTAAAGCGAAAAAAAGCATAATAAGAGCTCCTTGGAGCGGACTGCCGGAAATTAAAGCCAAACTTTGCGCAGTTATAGTGAAACCGCAAGGCAAAAAGAAAGTAAGCGCTCCCATTAGAAATGGCTTGTATTTTCCTTGAAATTTAGTTTCATCGGCAATGTGTCTGGTTATGAATTTAGGCATGGTAAACTGAAATTTTCGGAAAGCTTTTACTCCTAACATTTGTAAAGCTAAGAAAACCATCATCACAGAAACAACGGCGATTAAAACAGAAGTAAAAGTTAAAGAGATCTGAAGTTTGCTTCCAATGGCTCCAATAACGGCTCCCAAAAGAGCGTAAGAAACAATTCTTCCGGCATTAAACATTAAATGTGGTTGAAGTTTCTCCATGGTTGAATTTCTTTCTGAATACATTTCCAGCCACTGTTTAGACATTGAAAGAATCAAGCCGCCGACTAGAGCCGCGCAACTGGAAACACCAGCCAATAATCCCAAAAGAAAGAATGTAGGTAAAGATGAAGTTGAGCTAACGTTTACCAAGCCGGCAAAACCGCTATTTTTAATAATGAAAAAGCCGACAATAAAAAATAAAGCGGCGCCAGCGATTACGAAAAGGTCATTCTCTTTTTTTCCTCCCATTGTTTTTATTGGCTGATCAAAGAAACGATAATTTTCTTTTCTGAAAATTCCATTTAATCTATCGACGCTTGGTTTTTCTTCTGTATATTCAAGTAAAACTTCGCCCTTGTCAGCCTTGGCTTCCACTGATTTTATTCCTTTTAGTGCCAATAATCTTTTCTCTATTAAAACCTCGCAAGAAGCGCAATGCATTCCTTGAACAAAATAGGCGTGCTCTTTTCTCATTGGCTGGCTTTCCAGCACCTCTTTTTTTATTTGGAATTTTAATTCTTTGATTTTGCCGAAAATTTCCTCTTGAGAAATTTTATTAGTATCAAATTCCACCCAAGATTCGCCGCCCTTGCTATCAATATTTACATTTCTTACTCCCTCTAAAACATCTATTTCAGTTTCAATCAGCGCCTTATCGTTTTCCGAGCTGATATTTTCAATTTGAATTTTAGTTTTTTTAAGCATCATAAATTATATTTTTTAACATTATTTATTAAGCAATTTTGTAACTCTTAAAATCTCTTCCGTCATTTCCTGTTTCCTTTTTTCATTTTTTGTTCCCATTGCTGTTTTAAAACAGGTATTTAGATGATTTTCCATTAACATTTGATGGGCAGATTTCAAAAGACCTATCACGGCCGAATTTTGCTGCATAATATCAATGCAGTATTCATCGGCTTCGACCATCTTGATAATTTTCAATATTAAGCCTTGAGCCTTCTTAAAATTTATGAGGGTTTTTTCTTTTTGGGTAGCCATATTTTTTAAATTAATAGTTAATAATTTATCCAGACCTCGACCATAGATATAGGTCTATTATATCAATTTAAAAATCCTTGTCAATAGCAAATTTACTTTTAATCGTGTTTGTGCTAAATTATAGACATAAAGACATTAAATTTCTGAATCTACCACCCTTTTAATTTTTGGTTCCGCCGCCGTTCGCCAAAAATTCTGGCCGTCCCCGCCGTCGTTGAAACTTTGGCGGGCAGGCATTCAGGCGGGCGGAAACGCGGAGCGGAGCTAATCAAGCATTTTTCGTTCGAAAAAGGTTCGAGCTTCGTTCAGTAATTGCGACCATCCTATGCTCCTTCGGAGCTACGGATGGCAAGCCACCTTTTGTATTTTGTGCTATAATCTCTCTTGTCAACCCCGTCAACTACATTAGAAAAAAAGGAGGGTGCCATGAGTATCACCGTTAGTGTTTCCCCTATTGAAGGGGGAACCATCAGGGGGTGGAAGGTGGAGTTCGAGAGTAACGAAGTGACCGTTATCCTTGAATCGGATGCTCAAATGATTAGGAAGATGATCGAGCGAGCGAAACACATGGGCTATACAGAGGGGTATACCCAGGGATTCACACACGGAAAGAGGGTTCTACGGGTTGAAAACGACAGACCACGCCTCACCCGATAATGCCTGTCGTTGTCTCTCAAGAGCAAATGGTTTTTCTGTCCAAACCATTTGCTTCTTTTTTTGTGGTATACTTTTTCTATATGGAAAAAGACCCGCAGAAACTCATGGAGCAAGGCTGGAAAGCGCGCGAAGATTACCGCTTCCCTGAATCCGAAAAACTTCTTACCCAAGCTTATAATCTATTTCTTTCTCAAGGCGATTATCTTAATGCCTCGGAATGTTTAAACCATCTGGCGTATCTCTATAAAACAATCTCGTTTACAAATGCTAATTTGGCAAAAGACCATGCTCAAAAAGCTCTTAAACTATGTCAGAAACATCATATTAAAGACACTCTAGCTTTTAGGGCAAATTCTTCTGTTTACAAGTATGCCGGGAATTTTGAAAAGGCCGAAAAATACCTCTTAAAGTTTTTGGAGAAAGAAACCCACCCCGCGCCTCGCGCCGATATCTTGGGTGATTTGGCTTTTATCACGATGCGCCGAGGAAACATTCAAAAAGCCCAAGAAATCATCAACGAGGCTTTAGGGGAATTGGAAAAGGGTTGGGAGGACGAAAGAATGCCTCATAAAATGATTTGGAAAACAAAACTTTTAATGTATAAATCTCTTATTCTCTACAATCTTGATGACAAAGTTGAAGCTAGAAAGCTGGCTCAAGAAGCGCAAAAACTAGCCAAAGATAATAATCTTAAAATGCGTCTTGCCGAATCTCAAGAACTCCTTAAACTCTTCTAATCCTTTGAACCCTTGAAAAACTATAGGAAGTAGTGTAGAATTGGCTCCAGCGTAAAACGATTTCGGGCGGGTTGCCGTCCGAAAAATTTCTTTATCCTCAAGGAGGTAGGAAAATGAAGACGAAAATAATCGTCTTGTTGTCGGTCGTCGCGTTGGCTTTTTTGGTCGGATGGGGCATGGCGCATGCTGAGACACCAGTCCAGCCGGATACTTGGGCGTTGGGTTGGAATACTTTGGGATGTGCCAAGAGCGTTGGGATCTCCCCCTGGACAGGGAGGTATGATCCCCGGTGTTGGTCGGTTTATGGGTACCAGGTACAACCTGGACCCATCACCGAATCCTCGGGGAAATTCGTTCTGGTCGGAGGTTATTGGTTTGAAAAGACCTCCGTTCGCGCAGTTTCTCCCACCCCGCCTCCGTGGGCAACCGCCACCCCGGTTCCGCCGCCGGTACCAACCGTTTGGCGTCCCTCCGCCAAACCCGTTGTCTCGCAACCAATATGGTGGCCGACCCCGCTCCCTACGCCGGGGGCGCCGGTACCCACGCCCTTCGTCGTCCGTAGTGGGGCGACACCAACCCCCCGCGGACCATGTTCCATCTGTCCGTGAGAGGTTCCCCTTGGGTGATTGTTCGAGCTTGAAGTTTAGCTTGCCAATCACCCGGGGGAGTAGTATTTTACCCTTATCATTATTTCCCTTTTGTGTTAACATTTTGGGCATGAACAAGTCTGATTTCAAGTTTATTTTTATTCGGATTATCTCTAATATTTTAATTTTTGGGGCAATTACGATCCTTTATTTAACTTACGGAGCTTGGGCAAAAGACAACCTACTTTTTATTGCAACAAAAGCGCGTGGAGTCAGCTATCAACTCTCCACCAACAGTGATAACCCGGAAGACCCGTCATTGCTTACCGCTCTTAAAGAAAGAAAACCCCTTGCTATCAGCCCGGTAAATAGCGATTTTGCTTTAGTGATACCCCAAATTGGCTTAAGTGTGCCGGTGGTTAAAAATATCTCGATTACAGACAAAGCAAAATATTTGGAAGCCTTAAAATTTGGAGTTGCCCATGCCAAGGGAACCGTCTTGCCGGGAGAGATTGGAAATTCTTATTATTTTTCGCACTCGAGTCTTAATTTTTGGGAACTGGGATCTTACGCTACTAGCTTTAATTTGCTCAATAGAATTACGCCAGGAAGTGACATCTATGTATTTTATCAGGGCAAACAATACCAATATAGAGTGCTCCAAACAGAGATTGTTAAAGGCTGGGACACTGTGCCTTATTATCGGGAATTTGTCAAGCCAATGTTGACTTTACAGACATGTAGTCCTCCAGGAACAACCATTAATAGGTTACTAATTCTAGCGGAGCTTGTGGAGCAATGAGCCTATCCAAAAAAATCGCCATAGATTTAGGTACCGCCAACTCGGTTGTTAGTGTTGTAGGTGAGGGAGTATTGGTCAACGAGCCCTCCGTTGTTGCCGTAAACTCGGACGATAGAAGGGTTTTAGCTGTAGGAGTTTTGGCCAAAGATATGGTGGGCAAGACCCCCGAGGGAATAGAGGCAATTAGACCCTTACGCGATGGCGTCATTGCCGATTTTGCCATAACCGAGGCGATGCTTAAATATTTTATAGATAAAACTGGGGGTAAAATTAGATTGTTAAAGCCTACGGTGATGATCTCGGTTCCCGCCGGGGTTACCTCTGTGGAATCAAGGGCGGTATTGGAGGCTGCCTATAACGCTGGAGCAAGAATCGCCTATTTGATTCCCGAACCTTTAGCGGCGGCAATTGGAGCGGAATTGCCGATTGGCGACCCCTCGGGAAATATGATTATAAATTCTGGCGGTGGCACGACCGAAGTTGCGGTTATTTCGTTGGGGGGAATTGTGGTTTCGGGATCGGTGCGCGTTGCCGGTAATAAAATAGACGAAGCTATCGCAAGCTATGCCCGTCGTAAATATGGTCTTTTTATTGGTGAAAAAACTTCCGAGGATATAAAAATAAATATTGGTTGGGCAATTGTTCCTACAAAAGAAATGGAAATGGAAGTCAAAGGAAGAGATACCATCAACGGTTTGCCTAGAACAGTTATTATTAAATCCAGTGAAATCGCGCTTGCTATAGAGCCGACGCTAAAAGATCTAATCAGCGAAGTTAAACAGGTTTTAGAAAGAACCCCGCCAGAGCTTGCCAGCGATGTGATTGATCGGGGAATTGTCATGTCAGGGGGAACTTCCAAACTGCGCGGGATCGAAAAATTTGTCACCCGCGAAACTGGGCTTCCAGCTCATATTGCCGACGACCCCCTGCTTTGTGTGGTTAAGGGCATCAGTTTAGTTTTGGAGAACTTAGAGGCTTTTGAGAAGAGCATTATCAGAAAGTAATTTTTAATTTTTAATTATTTGTTGCGTTTCTATTAGAATATTTTGATTAGATGTTCTATAATTGTCTTATGAAAAATCCTTTGCGAAACGGTGTTCCAATATTTCCAGTTTTGATGTTCTTGCTCCTTTTATCCTGGGCAACGGTAATGTATTCCCAAGGATACCGACTCAACTTTAACAAAAAAGAAGTCACGGTTTTGCAAACTGGAATCCTTTCGGTTCGTAGCAATCCCGAGGGAGCCAAAGTCTATTTGGATGGAAAAGTTATTACCGCAACCAATTCAACAATTTCTTCTTTAGCCCCAGCGACCTACAAATTAGAAGTCACCAAAGACGGATTTACTTCTTGGGGAAAGCAAGTTCAAGTTTACAACGACAAGGTTACCGATATTACTGCGCTTTTAATTTCTAAATCTCCTAGAATTGAACCGCTAACCACTTTTGGAGTCTCGGCATTTTCGGTCTCCAACGACGGCTCCAAAATTGCTTATGCCACAAAAAACGGCAAAGAGCCAGGGATTTGGCTTTTACCTTTGTCCGGAACCACCTCGATTTCTATTTTTGGCGGTAATAGAAATCTGTTAATTTTAGACACGCCGTCAATTGCCTATTCTATGGCTAAAGATTTAGTCTGGTCTCCAGACGACAAACAGTTACTTATTAAGATGAACGATAGCAAATATTATGTTTTAGACGCAAGTGGTGGAGCAATTCAGACAACTCCAGAAGTTGTCACGAGTCCCGAGGCAATTTATCAGGAATGGGCAACAAGTAAAGAGGATAAGCTAAAAAAATATTTAGAAAAAATAAACCTGCCACAGGATTTTACAGCTATTGCTTTAGACCCCGAGACAGTTTGGTCCCCCGATCTTAAAAAGTTTCTTTACAAAAATACGCTTTCTGACGAAAAGTTAGAATATAAGGTGTCTAATTTTGAGAATCCGCTTCCAGTTGGTGAAGAGTTAGAATATTCTCCTTTTAAGGTTGATAAGGAATCTAACGCCAAAGTTTATTGGTATTCCGATTCTTATCATTTAATAGTGGTAGAAGAGGGGACTGTAGAGGTAATAAGAATAGATGGAAGCAACAGGACCGAAATTTTTACGGGAAATTTAGCTAGTAGCAAAGCGTATCCAACCCCAGGAGGGGACAAAATAATAGTTCTGGCGTCGTTTAAGCAGTCGGTTCCGCCAGATTTGTATACTGTGAGTATCAGGTAAGTGGAAGTTATATGAAGTCTACCTATATCCTTGGAGTTCGAATTGACATTGTAAATAAAGAGGAGACCTTAAAAGAGATCCAGCAATTAGCTCAATCTAGTAAGCCCTCCTGTGTCGTTACAGTTAACCCTGAACATTTATACGATGCTCATTACGATCCCGCATTTAAGAAAATACTAAATAAGAGTAATTTAAATTTATGCGATGGGGTTGGCGTAAAGTTGGTCTCTTTTTTATTTCCACCTATAATAAAAGAGGTAGTATCGGGATCTAGTATCTTAAAAGATACTTTAATATCGTCAAGGAATAATAAATATAGAGTATTGGTACTTGTTGCTCCAAACTCCCTTGCAACAAAAGAAAAGATAGAGAAGTATTTAATTGAGCAACTAGAGATGTCAAAGGAGTGTATAAGAGTTATTTCAACGATAGAGGTAGTCTCAAATAATATTGTTAAAACAATAGTAACATTTAGACCAAATGTAACACTGTTGACATATAATCACATCTTAGCAAATACTTTAATACAACAAATGGTAGATGTGAGTGTTAGTGGCGTAAAAATGAATGTTGGGGGTTCTTTTGACTATTTATTAGGTTTGCGGAAAAACCCTCCCTCAATCTTTAGGCATTTTGGATTAGAATGGCTGTACAGGTTAGTAAATGAACCAGTTTATCGCTATAAGAGAGTATTTAAGGCTGTTATTTTATTTCCGCTTTTGGTTTTATCCACAAAAATCTTCTTGACATATCCTAATACAAAAGAGTAGGTTGGAGATATTACTAGCATTTTCGTTTTCTCCAAACATTAAGTTTGGGGGAACGCCCAACCATGATATTAGTAGACAAACTCTACAAGTCCTCGGAAGTGTGTGACATACTAGGTGTAAGTTTAAGAACCTTATATCGGTACATAGAAGATGGTAAGCTCGGATCAGTACAACTTGCGTCAGGAAGGCACAGATTTACCAAAGACCAGATCGAAAAATTTTTGCAATTAGGACCAACTGTTAAAGAAGAGGTTAAAGAAGAGAAAGAGGTGGTGGAGACAAAAGAAGTGCTAGAGGAGCCAATTAAAGAAACCCCCATGATGGGTTTAGGTGCAGAGGAAGAAGTCGAAGAAGAGGAAAAAGCGGAAGAACCCGAGATTAAATCTACACTTCTTGCCGAAGACGAGGTTTTTAAACCGTTATATTTTAGATGTCCGTTTGATGATCTAAGAGTCATCGCTAAACTTATAAAGAGAGCGGGGGAAAATGCCAGCGCCGATTACGCTTTTACCGGCCCTGCTGGTTTGTCGTTGTTTTACCCAATTAAGGCATTTGATAAATTGCATGTTTATGTTTCTCCCGACCAAATGGATTTTTGGAAGCTAAGATTGCAGTTAGAGGAATCGTCAGAGGAGTTTGCCAATGTGGTCATTATTAAGGCCGATACAGTAGATGTCTTTTCGCAAGCGGGAGAACGGGGTGGGTTAAAGCATGTATCTGTCGAGAGAATTAAAGACGATTTAAAGCAGATGAACATGGCAGAGGAACTAAAGGAATTTGAGAGTAAGGGATACTAAAAAAATCTCCCCGCCAAAGGCGGGGAGATTTAATACCAGTCATTAACCTTGTTTTTCTCTTGCCATATCTACAACTAATGCTCGACCTTCTATATCTTTTCCATTAAAGTCTGCCAAGGCTTTTTGAGCTTCTTCGTCTGTTGAGAATTCAACAAATCCAAAGCCTTTAGACCTTCTTGTCATTTTGTCCGTAATTACTACGGAATCAACAATGTTTCCCGCTGGGGAAAAAAGGGCTCTTATGTCCTCGGAGGTAAACTTGAATGGAAGGTTTCCTACATATAACTTTTTACTCACTTGCTATCACCGCCTTAAAAGATGGCATAACAAAAGAATCCGCAAGGAGCAAAAAATTTGCGTTACGAGAATCTTCTATCTAGCCTAACGGGGGGAGTTTAGCATGGAATTCTACTTTAGACAATGAGATGTTTTTTCCTGCATTTTACCTTACCAACAATGAGCCGCCGACAAACGGGGCGAAGTATTCCGGGTAGGGATTCCCCATAATACAAGGCAGCAAAGCTCCTTGTAAGTCTCTCTCTGGGCAGGGAATGTACCGAGTTGTCTCGCTCTCGCGAGTAGGCGGGTCGGTATTGGCAAGATATGGGAACAGTTTAACATTGCTCAAATACAAACTACAAGAATCTGTTTACTAAAAGTATAGACAAGAGTTTTTTCTATGCTTAATATAGAAATATGTCCAAAGTTTATACTGTTACTTTTGGTGGTTGGTATCAAAGAACTACTCTACATTTAAGCGAAATATTTGAATTTCTCTCCGTGGCTAATTCTTATCTAGATCTTTCTCAAGAAAAACTACTCTATCTTCATAAAAATTTGAACTTACAGGAGGTGTCCCGAGAAACAGACTATTTGGAATATGTAAGAGCAAAGACAACCGACGGTATAGAAATTAGGTATTTTGAAGATGGGCTTTATATCTTGGAATTTAAGACCGAAAACATTCAAGAAACAAAATTAATTTTAGAGAAATATTTTAACGACGCTTTTTTGCCTGCAATGGACTACATATTTTCTTTGGGAGCTCCGACGCCAAAGGTTTTAGCCAATATTAAAAACTCGCACCCTGTCGTTGTCTCATTTAGCGACAAGGATTTTGATAAGTTTGAAGTTGCGCCAGAAAAATTTGGAAAGGTTTATAGCAAAATTTCTTCACGGGATATGTGTGTTTACAAAACCAAGGATTATATTTTTGTTGTAGCAAAGACCAACGATGGGGATTCCATTAAAAAGGTTATAGAAACTCAAATTTTCTTTAGAGAATTTAAGGATCAGCTAGAAAAGTACCTTTTTATTCACCGAAAAATCTGGTTCGATATAGATCAAGTAAAAGAAATGGGGCAAATGAAATACAAGGATATACCAAAAATAAGAAGCAAGTTGGATGATTACAAAAAAACAATCAGCTTAATTAATAATAGAATTGCCCAAATGGATTCTTACGCCAAAACCAGACAATCGATAGCCCAGAGGTTTCAGATAGAAAACCACCTTTTAATGCTTTTTCAGTACCGTTTTGAATCTTTGTTAAACACATTAGATTACATCAAAGAGATTTGGAAAATGACTTTAGATTATGTAAATTTAGCCATAGATACTGTTTTGGGTTTGCAAAGTTCCAATACAGGCAGGAGCATTCAGTCTCTTACGCTAATTACAACCATGGGAGTTGTATCGGGTCTTTTAACCTACTTAACAAGAGATAAACTTCCGGCTTTTACTTTTATTGGGGCTTTGTATCTCATAACCCTTTTATCTTGTGGCTACCTAATAAATTTTGTTTTGCAGAAAATTTCGCAGAATAAAAAAGGAAAACTTAAATTTTCCAGCATTAACAAATCTATTTAAATATCAACGAACACACAAGTTAGAAAAAGAGGGGTGAGACCCCACAGGGGTCTCACCCCATAAGACTAAAAAGGGATAATCCCGACCCTAGGTCGGGATTATCCCTAATCGTTTTCTCAAAAGTATAGAGAGGGTTTTTTATAAATTATCGGGTAGTACCTGCTTGTAGTAAGCACATTGAGTAAGGGTATTGACATCATGTAAGGAATTGTGATACTCTCATTGTCATGAATACAGTAGCTACAGTTACTTCCAAAGGGCAAGTGACTATTCCCAAAATTGCTCGTGATGTTTTGCTTTTAGATGAAGGCGATAAACTGGTCTTTTCGGTTTTACCAGATTTAGGTTTTGTAAAGGTATTTCCTTTAAAAAATAATTTTTTATCTCAAGGCGCGTCCATTAAACCCTTAGGGATTAAAGATATTCATATTGTTCGGTCAAAAACCTTAAATTTAGTTGCCAAGAAAGTTGCAGCAGCAAGTCAATGACAAAAAGTTTTGTAGATACAAATATCTTTTTAAGATTTTTGGTAAAAGAGGACGAACAAGCCTATAACAAATCTTTCGCTTTATTTAAAAAAGCTTCAGAGGGTAAAATAAACTTAATCACATCTTCGCTAGTCATTTTTGAGATTATTTGGACACTAGAGTCGTTTTACAAAGTTAAAAAGAGTGATATTGTAGGGAAAGTTTTGGGGATATTAAATCTCCCTAATTTAGAAGTGGAAAAAGCGGAAATTTTGTTGCAAGCGCTTATTTTGTGGAAAGACGAAAATATTGATTTTGCGGATGCGTATAATTATTGTTTTTTTCTTAGCGAGTCGGTAGACTGTATCTATAGCTACGACAAACACTTTGATAAATTATCGTTAGTTAGGAGATTAGAACCATGACATTTGATAAATCTAAAAAACTAAAAGTTCTTATGGTAACGGCGGAAACCCGACCCTTTTCCAGCGTTGGGGGACAGGGAGTTGTGGTTTCCTATTTATCCAAAGCCTTGCGTGAAATGGGTGTTGACGCCCGAATTTTTACTCCCAAGTTTGGTTTTATTGACGAAAAAAAATACCCCAGCGAGTATGTCTATAAAGGGCTTAAAGTTCCCACTAGCCACAAATCCGATGCCAAAAGATTTTTAGTTTGTAATGTTAAATATTACAACCCCCAAGGAGAAGTTCCGGTGTACTTTTTAGAAAACATGGAATATTATGAATTACGAAGCAATGTTTATGACTATTCCGATGATCACATTCGTTGGGCGTTGCTTTCTCGCGCCGCTCTAGAATATATTAGTAAAACTTGCCAAAAACAAACCGAAGATAGTTTTGTCCCCGATATTATTCATTGTCATGATTGGCACACCGCACTAGTTCCCAATTATTTAGAATCCTCTTTTAAAGATGAAAAGTTTCTGAATAAAATTTCCACAGTTTTTACGATTCATAATTTAAAATTTCAAGGAATGGTAGATTTAAGAAATGCCTCCGAAATGAATTTAGACGATGGTAGGGGTTCCGTTGCGCCGTTTTTTACCAATAGACTTAAGCATTTAAATTTTATGAAGCGTGGCATTATCCACAGCGATCTTATTACAACGGTTTCCAAAACTTACAGTCGAGAGATGCTCACTCCAG
The sequence above is drawn from the Patescibacteria group bacterium genome and encodes:
- a CDS encoding PIN domain-containing protein, coding for MTKSFVDTNIFLRFLVKEDEQAYNKSFALFKKASEGKINLITSSLVIFEIIWTLESFYKVKKSDIVGKVLGILNLPNLEVEKAEILLQALILWKDENIDFADAYNYCFFLSESVDCIYSYDKHFDKLSLVRRLEP
- a CDS encoding type II toxin-antitoxin system PrlF family antitoxin, which produces MNTVATVTSKGQVTIPKIARDVLLLDEGDKLVFSVLPDLGFVKVFPLKNNFLSQGASIKPLGIKDIHIVRSKTLNLVAKKVAAASQ